One Jaculus jaculus isolate mJacJac1 chromosome 4, mJacJac1.mat.Y.cur, whole genome shotgun sequence genomic window, AATCTTCCCTTctacttttctccttttttgttttaaatctcttttgttttatttttacttaatattttcccaatttcatgtatgtatataatttttttgatccTAACCacccccattactttcttttaccCCCTTTGCTCCTACTAAACCCCTACTTCTTCCTAACTAATCCCCTTCCTGCTTTCATGTCTTTGTCGTGTGTGTGACCCTCTGAGTTTAATCAGGGCTGCCTGCATGGGCATGTGTAGAAGGCTATGGAGCACTGGCATCTGACTTAGTGGCTATACCACTATAGACCATGACTCTCCTTTCCCAGCACTCATTACCTTCCAACAGCTCCTCTGAAAGCAGTGTGGCCTCACGAACCCCCTCCTCCGTTCATGATAGAATGTTGCTCAGGAAACCACAGTGACTATTACAATGCTAAGGATGCAATAGCAATGTCGTGTCTGGAAGACAACCTTCTCCAGCACACTTACCCAGTCTCTGGCTaatgcattctttctgtccccaccCTCTTCTTCAATGTCCCCTGATCCTTGGGGGAGGATAATATAGATCTCTCATTCAGGGATGAGCACATaatagtcacttgttctcagcatttTGGTAAATCTATATGTGATGGTTGGAATCAGTTATCTCTGATAAACTTAACCATTATAGTAGGTTCTCCATAGGACCTATGAccaccccagccacaggcttttgacctAGTTAAAGTACGAGGtacaagttttcttctgtgaagtGGACCTCCAATCAGATCCAAAAGCATCTGGTCACCTCCATAAcagtcatgtcactattgcacctgtggtcATGTCTTAGCAAGGCATAATTCTTTCTCAGTAGGTAACAATTTGCTATGGAAAAAGAAGGTACTACCAAATCCAATGGCTACTGGAAATATgacaagaaacaaaagcaaaggaGATGTTAGATTGACATAGCTTGtcaatttgatagaattcagaattaccatggaaacaaatctctaggcaggtctgtgagggattttctagattagaatCCACCTAACtgtaggtggcaccattccatgggcttgaGGATTGGGgactgtacaaaaaaaaaaaaaaatagctagctAAGCACTCAATATTCATGGCTTTCTGCTCCCTGACTAAACACCGAAGGTGACAGCTGCTCCTACCACCAAGCCTCTCCCACCATGGTGGACTAGAAGCAGCTCCTTGTGATGGCTTATATTGATTTTTAACTTGAGAGGACCTCAAGTCATCTGTTAGGAGTCATCTTGATTAGATaaattgaggtggaaagacccactttagctgtgggtggcaccatctcaTGGGTGGGGTCCTGAACTATATAAGgacagagctggctgagcaccaacGTTCATCAATCTCTACTTCCAGATTGGAGGCTCAATGTGATCAGCTCTGCCCCAagcatctgccaccacacctttccCAACCACAATGTATGTAACccacaagctgaaataaacccttcctcccttagttttttttttaaaaattagttttttaaatattttacttacttgtttgcaagaagagagcaCATGctaggacctcaagccactgcaaacaagctccagatgcatgcactactttgttcatctggctttacatgggtattggtgaatccaactctgatcattaggctttgcaggtaagtaccttaactgctaagccatgttcccagcccttaaacttatttttgtctggtattttgttatagcaacaatcagatgtctcccataaactcacaagaaaggtaactaatatgcCAAAAGAACTACCTGATTGAAGGACGGAACATATATGGTCTTTGTGTTTTGTTACTGTTCTGCTGTGAGTGAAAAGGCATGCCTCATTTCATATGCTGAAGCCAAAACTCCTAAATCTCAGAATGTGATTATTgcctgaaactatttttttttttttgaggtagggtttcactctagtccaggctgacctggaattcactatgtagtctcaggctggcccttgaaatcacagcgatcctcctaatgctgcctcctgagtgctgggattaaaggcgtgcatcataaCTCCTGGCTGAATGacaggttcccagttgatggtgatttgggaattaatgcctccgaGAGGGAATAtatcgttgggggcgggcttatgggtgtgtttggcacactctactttcctgctgtccacctgatgttggccaggaggtgatgtccaccctctgctcatgccatcattttcccctgctattgtggagcttcccccttgagcctatacgccaaaataaacatttttttttttcccacaagctgctcttggttgggtggtttctgccagcaatgtgaacttgactacaACAAGATCATAAAGGCAAGTTCTTATTCATGACAATATGAATGATGCATGCAAGAAAGGAGAAGATAGGAACACAGGTGTGAAAACAGGGAAGATGGGAAGAAAACCAGCTAGAACAAGGAGAGCTCCTCAGGGCTAGCCAAACCTGCTgataccttgatcttggacttttaGCATTGTATTAGTGATCAAATGAATTCCTCCTATTGAAGCCAACCATTGCATGGTCTTTGATGGGAGCCTAGCACTCCAGTGAGCAGTCCTGGATTTAGGGGACATGAGTCAGCCATGCCCTGGTGAGCATCTGTGCTGAGCGGTGGGTCTATAGCACCTGTGGCCTGAGTGAATCTGTGCTGACCTTTCCTTGACAATTAAACAGCAGCTTCTGTATTCATCATGTGGCCCATGTCCTCACTGTGGCTCCTGGCTTTCCTTCATACCCTTGGCTTGTGTGTAGGATCTGCTGTATTTTTGACCTGAGCTCATCTCTGCTGTCTGCTTTGGCTCTGAGCCTTGCAGTCAATTATTGTCCCACAGGAaacaagttctttaaaaaaaaaaaaagtcaatgctgTCTTTCAAAGATTCCCAATGGTAATGAATCATGAGCTATCATTTGACTTTCCATTTGCACCATCAAAGTGATTGATGGTTCACAAAGGTTTAGTTTCCTCATGGGTAAGAAAGAAACATTGATCCTTCCCATATAGAGGTCACTTTGTGAGGAATACATCACTTCCACTGGGAAAAAAGGACTGCTTGAGACCACTGAAAGCTCATGAGTCAAAAATGGAAAGAAACGAACAAACACATGAGTCATAGTTTAAGTTATTAGTAATATCTTAAGTGATTTTTGCAATTGGCCCTACATTTTAACCATACTCTGATCAGGTTGATTTATCTCTAAAACAAACAGAGCTGGTACAAGAGAACTCAGATCCACCCTACATCCACCAATGCACAGCCTGAAGGTTTAACTATGTAAGCCAGGGAACAGAAAATCTAATGGACAACACCAAAGTACATGTGCTCCAGTAGCTGAATCTACaggggaaaaattaaaacaaaacaggaacCTACGTTATCACCCTCCCCATACCACCGAGGTGGAGAGCTAAAGCAAGCAGATGATGTGAATTTAAGCGGTCAGTGTGACTCTGAACACACTGTGCCCATGATGTCTGTGTGAATCAAAtcgaatagaatagaatagaatagaatagaatagaatagaatagaatagaatagaatagaatagaatagaatagaatagaataggaaTAGGAAAGGAATAGGAAAGGAATAGGAAAGGAATAGGAAAGGAATAGGAAAGGAATAGGATAGGAATAGGATAGGAATAGGATaggaagagaagagaataggataggaagagaagagaataggataggaagagaagagaatgagaagagaagagaatgagaagagaagagaagggaagggaagggaagggaagggaagggaagggaagggaagggaagggaagggaagggaagggaagggaagggaagggaagggaagggaagggaagggaagggaagggaagggaagggaagggaagagaagggaagggaagggaagagaatggaataGCATAGCATAGAATAGGAATAgaataggataggataggataggataggataggataggataggatagaatagaatagaatagaatagaatagaatagaatagaatagaatagaatagaatagaatagaatagaatagaataggatAGGCCTTCAAAGATTTCACTATGTGTAGCCAAAACTGTCCCTTTAAATTGGACTCAGATGGTAACAGAAAGAGAGTCTCAAATACTGTGCATACAATGCTACCTGGAGCATGAGGACAGCACCGGAAAAAGAGTCTCAAGGTCACCACTAGCATCTACCACAGGCCACAGGCTTTTTAAGGAGTCACAGAATTTGAGATGACATTACtccaaagaaaagacaagaaaaacttTCAgtgatatatttgtattttattaggaaacttaaaaataacatttgaggggctggagatatggcttaatggttaaggcacttgcctgaaaagccaaaggacccaggttctatttcccaggactcactcaagacagatgtacaaggtggcacatgcatctacagtccATTTACactggcagaaggtcctggtttgcccattctctctcgctctcacactctctctctcactctctctccccccccctctctcccctgtctttcttactctctccctcataaataaaataaaataaaagctttaaaaaatagcatttgaAAAATGAGAACAGCTGGCCATGGTGATGCAAAGCTTCAATCCTACAATATTGGAGGCTATGATAAaagaattgcagtgagttagaggctagcctgggctacatagtgagttctaggtaaaccactgctagagttagaccctgcttcaaaaacaattgAAAAGAAAGGacgagagggaaggaggaagggaagacaggaacagaaataaaagatgaaaagataGGAATTAATAACCACAAGTCTCAAAAGGGATGTGGGACTGTGTTCCCGTGTTCTGTTCACGTCAGGAGCAGGTGACCTGACTGCTGGGGGAGCTGAGAAGTGAAGGCCGGGGTGACTGATGTTGGGTGGGAAGGTCTGCAGACAGGAATACTGGACACGCTGAAGCAGAAAATACAAGTACCCATGACTCAGAAGTAAAGCGGCAGGCCAGGAGAAGATGTGGGACAGGCAGGGGACAGGGGGTGGATGAtggtgcagaggctggaggagaatCCCCGGCATCTGACCCAGGATCAGAGAGACCTGGTGGCTGGCCTGGCAGCCACACTGCTTCTCACAGAAGCACCCGGGCTGGCAGCAGCCCTTGCCCCATCTGCAGCCACGTGAGCCACAGGCCCATGAGGGACAGCAGGTGAGACGACAGCAGCGGACCCACAGGTGTGAGGCAGCAGCGGCCGTGGCCAGAGCAACCAGGCCACTAGGGAGCGTCTGCAATTGGCGTGCCTGTTGCAGCCACTACCACCATTGCCACAGCCACAGTCACAACCACGTCACTGTGCGGGAAGCCAGCGGAAGCGCCTGGACGAGGAACCACCACTTTGGGTGAGTCTCCATAAGCTTGGCTTCTTTCTGACCGTTGTCCTAGCCATGCAAAGAGGTAGCTCTGAGGACGTCGTGAGGGGTGACTGGGGAAGACAGCCAGGACTCCAGGAGCGGATCCCGAAGGCTGAGAGAAACTTACGCACTCTGAGCAGGATAAGCCCGCTACACGCCCAGGCGGGCTGCAGgtggagaaagaaacagagcccGAGCCAGGAGGAGACAAATACACCTGGGAGACTCGTCCACACACCTTATTAGGCCCCAGGGTGGCATCCAAGGAAAAATGATAGGGAGTTTTCCATTAGCTTCTTTTTAAGAGTTTTATTGTCAATGGTGTTTGATAAAATAAACTCATGTTTCCTCTAGTTTTACTGTTCCGTAATTTCAGATATACTTGTGTTCTGGGTTCCATTTAAAGTGGCAGGGAAGGTATTCCCCAAAATGCTGATGTTTCTTGTTTCAGACCCAAAACCCAGTGCTAACTGGCATCCTTACTGACCTCATTAACCTCCCCCATTTCCACTAAATAAACCTCAATTGTTCTGGAATATACACTAAAAATGACCAGGTAGCACTATGGAAAATTAGCCAAAGGAAAACAACTTTGGAAACATCATAGTATTCATGTGGACTCAGACAGGGGTTATAAGTCAGCTTTCCATccctgtaacaaaatacctaaaacaaccaaccaacagaGATGGTGAGAAGGTTGTCTTTGGTACAGAGTCTCCGAGATTTTAGTCCATAGTTGGTTCATTGACTACTGAGAAAAGAACTTGAGGTGGATGTGTGGGTTCCCAGTTTCAGAGAATTCAGACTCTGCATGACTGGTGCCGCCTGTGGGAGGAACACCATAGTTGTAAGAGCATGGGGCTCAAGTGCTTCCACTCCTGACCAGCAAGCCAAGAAAGAAAAGTGGCATTCTGCGAGCTTTCTCAGTGAACTCTTTTCATTCCCTCTGGGCCCTAGCCAATGGGACGAAGCCACTTACATTTGGGGGTGGACCTTCCTTCCCAGTTAGTCCTGTCTACAGCGTGGCCAACCGGTCTCCCAGGCGGTTCTCAATCCAGGCCAAGGACACCGAGAAGCAGGATCGGGATGGTGGCCCCGGTGCATTCGTCCTGTGCTGAGGCAGCACCATGGCAGGAGCCCAGGAAAGAGCTCACACTGCTCACATCAAGGccaggaggggaaagaaaaggacactccaggctggagagatggcccagtggtgaagccactggcctacaaagcctgatgacctgggtttgattccccagtacctatgcaaagccagaaacacaaagggcCCCacacacctgaagttcatttgcagtcgttggtggccctggcatgtccattctgtctttcttctatctctgtttatgaaaataagtacaattttttttttttttgaaaagaaagaaaaggcagactCTGACCTGGGATGCTGTTGCTAACCCCAAGAGTCTGGCCCCACTACCAGGAAACCTCCCTATGGGTTCATGTCCCATTAACCTCACTACAGTCTGTCTCATCTTTGGTTCTTTGCTGTTTTTGCAGATGCAGCATGAGCATTTTTCTGTTGAGGTAGAAATCCAGTTGAGATAGTGGAGACCAAATAAATGACACAAGGAACAGCTTTTTGAGGTTGACTTAGAGAACTTTATTAGGACAAGAGTAGCCTTGGGCATTCAGATGTGGCGATGCAATAGGACGTTAACACAGCGAGAGGCATTTTCACATTCACAACAGTCCCTTGACTGCATTTTGTCACAATCATGATTTGAATGGGACAGACAGAAGGCTATGGATTGATTAATTTGGTGGTAAGTATTACTGTTGACAGGATCGCCAAACCTCCAGAAACGTAAGGGTGTAATCGACCAGCAGTGAGCTCAGGTCATGCTTGCGACTTACAAGGTGAACAGGGGCAGACAACGACAAAGCTCACCTGTACCAGTTACCTGCGCCAGAGACCCGGGGCCGGCGGCCCTCCTAGCAGCAGCATTGCTTCTGGCAGCAGCACTTCTGCTGGCAGCAGCCCTTCCCGCAGCCGCAGCCTTTACCACAGCCGCAGGAGCGGCAGCAGGTGTGGCGGCAGCAGCAGACCGTGGGGCAGCAGCAGCCGCAGCAGCCGCAGCAGCCACAGCAGCCACAGCAGCCGCCACAGCCGCCACATCCGCCACAgctgccacagccacagccaccaCATCCGCCACAGCTGCCACAGCCACAGCCTCCACAGCCACAGCTGCCACAGCCGCAGCCCCCGCAGCCACCACAGCCTCCACAGCCACAGCAACCCATGGTGTCAGTAGAGAGGACTCAGGCGAGGTGAGGAGAGAGagtcaggagaggagaggaaggtgtGATGCCTCCTCTCTTGGGGGAGCCCCTTATGTACCCACTCGGGGGAGGCTAGAGGAGAACACATGACCACTTCCTTGTTGTCACTTCCCCTGAGGCACATGCAAGAATGTCACCAGCTCGTTTCCTTCTCTCCTCAGACAGCTTGGACTTCTCCATATTTTCGGCCGTGTTTCCTTGTTTCAGTGTCCCACCTGTGTCCGGAGTCCAGACATGAGCCTGTGGTGCTGTGGAGAGGGCTAAGGAGCACAGGCATCTCCAGGCAGCCCTTCAGCCCctgccctttgtgcttctgggatGTGTATCGTCAAGCTGAGACACAGTCCCTGCCTCAGAGAGCTTCAGTGGCAAGTTAGCAGGGAGTGCGAAGGAGAAAATGAGGGCAGGTTCACAGGTGCTGACAAGCGCGGGCTCCACCATGATCCGTGCTGAGCGGCGGAGTCAGCCGGGCTGCAGTCCCTTCTCCCCACTTGTGCCTCTGAGGCCCAGCAGTGTGATCTGTCTTCTGCAGAACCACCGTCAGTGATGTCATCCCCGAGTCCACATTTTGATGATGTGATGACTTAGATGTTTTGATTGGGGCTAGCAATTAATTTTGCCCTGATTGGATCATATTAAATATGCACAGACTGAAATTATTTCCTACAATTAAGAACTGGCAACATCCTTGCATGAACCAGTTGCTAAGGACTCCTTGGTCTACTTCAACTATCTTCTTCCTGTTAACGACTCTGTGGAGGAAACAGAGAAGATGTGGTTCAGAGGACAGACAAGCGGAGAAGCACTGATAGAGGCCCAGtatggggagaaaagtcatttgCTGCTCTGAGACAAAGGATATAGCTGTGGATCATGGTGGAACTTTAGGGTTTGTATGAATGAGGAGattgtgaaaagaaagaaagaaaagagagagagacagaaagaaagatagatagatcatGACCTTTCCAGTGCTACAAGGTCAAGGGAGAGCACTCGAGATCACTGGTAGCCTCCACCCTTCACTGTGCAACAGGTGTGCAGCCCATTTCTTCAACTGATAAAGTCATGCTTCAGGAATGAGCAAGAGGAACCGTCA contains:
- the LOC123460060 gene encoding small cysteine and glycine repeat-containing protein 3-like yields the protein MGCCGCGGCGGCGGCGCGSCGCGGCGCGSCGGCGGCGCGSCGGCGGCGGCCGCCGCCGCCGCCCPTVCCCRHTCCRSCGCGKGCGCGKGCCQQKCCCQKQCCC